The DNA window AAATtatcaaaaatcatccaaatatcttctcactTCATTCTAATTGATGATTGAAACATTGAAACAttcaaaaacatgaagtttaaACTACTTAAATAtgtagaaatgcaatttttcaactTAAATTACAAAATGCAAACTTCACTAGATTTCAACAAAATGTAGGTTTTAACATGAAGTACAATTAAATGTGTATTAGTCATTTTAATTGTTAAAAAACTATATAAAATACCCTATCTAAAAACCCTAAATTAAGTAATATTGATACATGATAAGTGCTTATTTTGCATATCTTTAGCATGCTTTACTATGTAGTTTTTGGTGTGTATTAGTACCCAATTAGACTCCGCAGTGATCTAACGCTTGTCTTTGTCGCCGGGGGCTGTAGATCTCTACGAAATATGGGTTTTCAACTTTTCATACATTGTTTAGTGACATATATTGACAACAACCCAAATATACGATGTCTTGAGACCATATCAAAACCATCTGGATTCATCATCAAAAGGCAATATATAATCCACGAACGTTAAACGTTTATTACAGCAATAAAATATGGAGTAACTTCCATAGGATACTCTGTGGTTACAGGATTCCGTTTGGTGTTTGTTTTGCTAATGCAGAATCCAACCGGCCAGCAAAACAATTGAGTGCATTCCAGAATTTGAACTATGCAAATGGATCATGATAAGTTGCAACTAAAATCAAGCTGCTCTTTCTTCTTGCAGTTGCACCAAAGGCCTCGGTCATATCTGGCATTTGAGGACTTATAGTTCCATTAGGAAGTGACCAGTCAAAATGGTAGAGCAGCTTAGCAAGAAGAAGCTCAACCCCTGCCGAACCAAATGATACTCCTGGGCAAATCCTTCTTCCTCCACCAAATGGGATATACTCGAAATTCATCCCTATTGAGTCACTGCCACTGTCAAGAAATCTCTCCGGTTTAAACCTTTCGGGGCTCGGCCAAACTTCAGGATGCCGATGAATTGCCCAGGCATTTATCATGACTTTAGTTTTGACGGGAATATCGTAACCACCAATCTTACATGGCTCCCTGCATTCTCTTGGAAGTATCAGTGGAAGAGGAGGGTGCAGCCTCAGAGTCTCTTTGATCACTGCTTTTAGGTAATTCAACTCCTTCAAGTCTGTCTCTTGTACTGTTTCCTTCCCCTTGAGGACCTGTCTCAGCTCGGCTTGCACCTTTTCCATCACACCTGGGTTTCTAATCAGCTCTGCCATTGCGTAGTCTATTGTGGCTGCAGAAGTTTCAGTCCCAGCTGCAAAAATGTCCTGTATTGCAGTTGGAGAGAAAATGGTTACTTAAAAATATGATGAAACGGGAAATTTACTTGAGGTGTCTGTGATATGTTATATACTTACCCAAATAACAGCCTTGACGCTGTCTGTTGAAATAGGAATATTGAAGTCACCACTTTCCTTGAGTCTTAATAGGACATCAACTAAATCTTCCACTTCTGATTGAGAGCCAACGGGGATTGATTGATTTGCTCGCTTCTGTTTGCGCTCACTGATTATGTTTTCAAGCATCTGGTCAATCTCGTGATGCAGCTTTAGCAGTGTTGGCTTCAAACCACTCAGGGAATGAAGGAATTTTAGCGAAGGAAACAAATCAGCTATATCAAAACCTCCGCTTGCTAAAATTGCCCCATTTATCAGCGTTATCAGACGATCTTGGTGCGCGAAGCTCTTTCCAAAAGCTGCTCTGCAGACTATGTCATTCGTAAAAGTGAAGGCTTTGTCAGTAATATTGACTGGTGAGTTTGAAGACTTGATGGATCTAATCACCTTCGAGGCCTCATCCTCCCGGAGAGTGCCAAAAGACCGCACGCTCTTGGGACTGAGGAGTTCTAGGAGACAGATTTTTCGCATCTGTTTCCAGTAATCACCGTAAGGAGAAAAGGCGATATCCAGGTTATCATAACCAAGTATCTTAGAAGATAGAAATTCTGGTCGGTCTgcaaaggaaatgtcatgaaCTTTCAGCACTTCTTTTGCTTCCTGTGGTGCTGATATGACCACTGTAGATATTTCTCCCATCTGCAGATGCATGATGGGTCCAAATTTGTCGGCCAAGTCTCTTAGAGCATGGTGTGGCAAAGAACCAGCTAGATGGTGCATACTTCCAATCAGAGGTAGCTTCCATGGCCCTGGGAGTTTTCTGGGACTATCAGTGCTCCTGGAACTTTTGATGAATAGCCCAGTCAACTTCCatagaagaaaaaagaggaggaGGCTTACCAGAAGAGCAGGAAAAGTAATCTCCATTTCCAAAAGAGAGGACAGAGGAGATGTAGAGGTACCTCCTCACCTGTCCCAAACTTATTACAATTTTTCTAGCCTTGTGATTGTCGCCTCCTAGCTAACGGTGAAATCGGTCGCAcaaatacaatggtgacacgtATCTCTGTCACATGCCTTTCGGCTCATTTGCTTCCCTTCTCCATCTGCCCACACTCCACCGAAAGCCCGCCTTGTCTCGTCTCCAAGGCTAATTGCTTAGAATATCGACTAAAAAAAAAGTCACGTGAATGTTGATCTGACAACATAATTTACTTAAACTATATCGTGTTTAGGGACGAGGGGCCTGGGCGGTTGTCAGAGACAACCGTCCCAGGCAGTTCACGGCCTGGATGAGGTCTCAAAAATTTGTGCGGCTCAAATCACGTTTTGTAATTCGATTTTCACGCCGTGTGGGATCCACAAAAATATTGTTCTATTGTTATTCGCCGTTATTTCATTGTTACACCTTATACAGATGATGTTACACCATGTACAAATGGTGTTACACCTTCCGGAGCGGTTGTTCTGACAACCGCTCCAGCCCCGCGTCCCGTGTTTAGTAAGCATGGCAGGCCCttgaggattttttttatttgctaaaAGCAAATGCCTGCGTGCTTACTAAACTAAAGTAAATGCTTGCCCTTGggaatttttcttttaaactgAACTAAATAATATCTTTCTTTGTTCTCTTGTAGGAATCAAATTATTGCGGTGCCACAATTTGGTAGGGACCAAGTTTGTCTACAAACGACGCAGGAACGTAAAAGCGGGAAGACCGTACACTAGtatcataaaataaataaacattacACTAGTTAATAAAATGaataaagttaatatttttaaaatgaataaaataggCATTACACTAGAATCataaagataaaaaataaaataagttaAGACTATTAGACTCGCGAACCTTTGTATTGAGTGTCTTTGAAATACTTAAAGGCTTGCTCGAGCTATTCGAGCTCTACTTGAGTGTTAACTACATTCATTAGTTGACTCGATTCGTAATGATCCAATATGTTCAACTGCCCAATTTATTTAAGGCTAGATTAGTCTAAAAAAATTAGTctcaaaatttaaattgaaaaaaaatatataagatACAAACAACATGATATGCATTAGTTTTCTAATAATATCTAGATCTTGTAAAAACACAATTGATAATAAGATTTTGTGCAAAATTATTTACCATAATAAACTTGCAatattaaataaattaactACGAAAAATTTTATACATGATCCAAGAAATTCTATATCTTTACATAATTTCATCCCTTCCTCTTATGACATACTACCAAAGGGGAAATTAAGCAAAACCATTTtttgattttaaaatatatgaTGTAGGCATGTTTTAATCATACCGTAGCATGTTCCTTCCAGATTAAtgattaagaaaagaaaaaccaccAATCAAGAAAacttaaaaacaaaagaaagaaaagaaaagtagttAAGCCTAAATAGGACAATGAgcaaaaaatgccaaaatgtGAACATAAAGGTGATATAACAACCACGCTAATCTTACTATAACATAAACAAAGGTCCAAAGTTACTGTTACAATTCTCCTTACCGACACATGGCACTatggataattttttttctttctctatgGATTTGGCATTGTCTTGTCGATTTGATATTACATTATAAGGTTGACTAAAGGAGTAAGGCCCTCTACCTACGGTTATAAGgttgaaatatttttaataaacttTTCAATCTCTAGATTTTGGAGAGATATAATTCAATTGGAGTATTATTTACATGATCATTTCAACTTATATTTGATAAATTAACTTAAGTTTTAATCGGATTACAatgttattatcattattattatttgaatttatatttatatttatttgaaTATGAATTATCATTTAAAGTTATATTTGACAAATTAAGTTGCATTTGTTAAAAATTGTCGAATTGCATGGATTTTTTCAAATTGTTATATTCTTTgacattttgttattttgttaatgTAACAAAAAAGATTATTTAAAACTAATTTCATCTTAGTATAAAGAAAAAGATTATTACTGCTGCTTAATGTAGTATGCATTTTTctgtttcaaaatttttaaatttgttcatattaaaattttttgtagcATTTGACTTTGTGtttgtatatttttttatcaattctattttaattcatttataccttaatatgtgtttttttattataattaattttttcctttcttgatCAAACGAATGCATTAACATCTAAATGACAAAAATATGTGTATCTCTGTTATATTTCATTAAAATGCTCTTTGTTGTTGTATTCATGGTAACAGttagatttgcattttttttcttattttctatgcTGTTACATTATTAAATTGTTCAATAAAGCTTATTTATTAGAAGTTCTAATTTGGAGAGAAAAATGTTTTTCCAAATTTATTGCATTATTAGATTATTTAATAAGTCAGTTTACAGATTGCTTGGTTCTcctattttttcctttgctttgcTTTTGTAATAAGTCATAAGTCAAGTAATGCAATCATTCTTGAACTACTCAACTTTATCTTAATTACATAACCAGATTAAATACTTACATTTTTCGGC is part of the Coffea eugenioides isolate CCC68of chromosome 6, Ceug_1.0, whole genome shotgun sequence genome and encodes:
- the LOC113774547 gene encoding premnaspirodiene oxygenase-like codes for the protein MEITFPALLVSLLLFFLLWKLTGLFIKSSRSTDSPRKLPGPWKLPLIGSMHHLAGSLPHHALRDLADKFGPIMHLQMGEISTVVISAPQEAKEVLKVHDISFADRPEFLSSKILGYDNLDIAFSPYGDYWKQMRKICLLELLSPKSVRSFGTLREDEASKVIRSIKSSNSPVNITDKAFTFTNDIVCRAAFGKSFAHQDRLITLINGAILASGGFDIADLFPSLKFLHSLSGLKPTLLKLHHEIDQMLENIISERKQKRANQSIPVGSQSEVEDLVDVLLRLKESGDFNIPISTDSVKAVIWDIFAAGTETSAATIDYAMAELIRNPGVMEKVQAELRQVLKGKETVQETDLKELNYLKAVIKETLRLHPPLPLILPRECREPCKIGGYDIPVKTKVMINAWAIHRHPEVWPSPERFKPERFLDSGSDSIGMNFEYIPFGGGRRICPGVSFGSAGVELLLAKLLYHFDWSLPNGTISPQMPDMTEAFGATARRKSSLILVATYHDPFA